The Carnobacterium divergens genome includes a window with the following:
- a CDS encoding accessory gene regulator B family protein produces the protein MNTSIFCDKVLSKVGIKETEENYEYIKYGFEIFIINLSKLGIIYSIALITKQFFPTLIVHLSYLFLRHYSFGLHATSSLSCTIISVILFNILPFFAKGIQLPTPFLVLTSLFILISIFLFAPADTENNPICGADHRKKLKIKATISCLLLLSLVFISSNPMIQTLILLGGIFQAISILPVTYKLLKRRYNNYELFS, from the coding sequence ATGAACACTTCTATCTTTTGTGATAAAGTTTTAAGTAAAGTTGGCATCAAAGAAACAGAAGAAAACTATGAATACATTAAATATGGTTTTGAGATATTTATTATCAATCTATCTAAATTAGGTATTATCTATTCCATTGCTTTAATTACTAAACAATTTTTTCCTACTTTAATTGTTCATCTTTCGTATTTATTTTTAAGACACTATTCTTTTGGCCTCCATGCCACTTCAAGCCTATCTTGTACAATTATTAGTGTCATTCTATTTAATATCCTTCCTTTTTTTGCTAAAGGAATCCAATTACCTACGCCGTTTTTAGTTCTAACTTCATTATTTATTTTAATTAGTATCTTTTTATTTGCACCAGCGGATACTGAAAACAATCCTATTTGTGGCGCTGACCATCGAAAAAAATTAAAAATAAAAGCCACAATTTCATGTTTATTATTACTATCACTGGTATTCATCTCTTCGAATCCAATGATTCAAACCTTGATTTTACTAGGTGGAATTTTTCAAGCTATCTCTATTCTACCTGTAACTTATAAACTTTTAAAAAGGAGGTACAATAATTATGAACTCTTTAGTTAA
- a CDS encoding AgrD family cyclic lactone autoinducer peptide encodes MNSLVNFSLGFFKSYFLKLGASGSTRNCMFAVYEPVSPKVKAMREKA; translated from the coding sequence ATGAACTCTTTAGTTAACTTTTCATTAGGATTTTTTAAATCTTATTTCTTAAAATTAGGTGCAAGTGGCAGTACTCGTAATTGTATGTTTGCAGTATATGAACCTGTTTCACCTAAAGTTAAAGCAATGAGAGAAAAAGCATAA